In one Streptomyces sp. R33 genomic region, the following are encoded:
- a CDS encoding cupin domain-containing protein, with the protein MMTEPVNIQRTLDSFSEPWSPRIVAQFNDYDVRVAKFHGAYLWHSHQDTDELFIVAAGRLVIHLREDGVERCVTLHRGDTYVVPRGIEHKPVSDEESHIIMVEPTGTLTVGDTHEEIPDHVDATTGHHVG; encoded by the coding sequence ATGATGACCGAACCGGTGAACATCCAGAGGACTCTCGATTCCTTCAGCGAGCCGTGGAGTCCGCGCATCGTCGCCCAGTTCAACGACTACGACGTCCGGGTGGCGAAATTCCACGGCGCCTACCTGTGGCACTCCCACCAGGACACCGACGAGCTCTTCATCGTCGCGGCCGGACGGCTGGTCATCCACCTGCGGGAGGACGGTGTGGAACGCTGCGTGACCCTCCACCGGGGGGACACCTACGTCGTGCCGCGCGGCATCGAGCACAAGCCGGTGTCCGATGAGGAATCGCACATCATCATGGTCGAGCCCACCGGCACGCTGACGGTCGGGGACACCCACGAGGAAATTCCCGACCACGTCGACGCGACCACCGGGCACCACGTCGGCTGA
- a CDS encoding 3-isopropylmalate dehydrogenase, translating into MSLAVIPGDGIGQEVVAQGLKVLTAVLPQDVKLETKQYDLGATRWHRTGETLPDEELEALKHHDAILLGAIGDPSVPSGVLERGLLLKLRFAFDHFINLRPSKLFPNTATPLAGRPEIDFVVVREGTEGPYTGNGGSLRTGTPAEVATEVSVNTAYGVERVVRDAYERASSRPRKKLTLVHKNNVLVYAGHLWKNIFDKVGQEYPEVTTDYLHVDAATIFFVTQPERFDVIVTDNLFGDILTDLAAAVTGGIGLAASGNINPTGAFPSMFEPVHGSAPDIAGTGKADPTATVLSVALLLRHLGHEAQAVRIEDAVTADLAERDGTFRTTEEIGDALAVRAAV; encoded by the coding sequence ATCAGCCTCGCAGTGATCCCCGGTGATGGCATCGGCCAGGAAGTCGTGGCTCAGGGCCTGAAGGTCCTTACCGCGGTCCTGCCCCAGGATGTGAAGCTGGAGACCAAGCAGTACGACCTCGGCGCCACGCGCTGGCACCGCACCGGTGAGACCCTCCCGGACGAGGAGCTCGAGGCGCTCAAGCACCACGATGCGATCCTGCTGGGCGCCATCGGCGACCCGTCGGTCCCGTCGGGCGTCCTGGAGCGCGGCCTGCTGCTCAAACTCCGCTTCGCGTTCGACCACTTCATCAACCTGCGCCCGTCGAAGCTCTTCCCGAACACGGCCACCCCGCTCGCCGGCCGTCCGGAGATCGACTTCGTCGTGGTCCGCGAGGGCACCGAAGGCCCGTACACCGGCAACGGCGGCAGCCTGCGCACCGGCACCCCCGCCGAGGTGGCCACCGAGGTCAGCGTCAACACCGCGTACGGCGTCGAGCGCGTCGTGCGCGACGCGTACGAGCGGGCCAGCTCCCGCCCGCGCAAGAAGCTGACGCTGGTCCACAAGAACAACGTCCTCGTCTACGCGGGCCACCTGTGGAAGAACATCTTCGACAAGGTCGGCCAGGAGTACCCCGAGGTCACCACCGACTACCTGCACGTCGACGCCGCGACGATCTTCTTCGTCACGCAGCCCGAGCGCTTCGACGTCATCGTCACCGACAACCTCTTCGGTGACATCCTCACCGACCTGGCCGCCGCCGTGACCGGCGGGATCGGCCTCGCCGCCTCCGGGAACATCAACCCGACCGGCGCCTTCCCGTCCATGTTCGAGCCCGTCCACGGCTCGGCCCCCGACATCGCGGGCACCGGCAAGGCCGACCCGACCGCAACGGTCCTGTCCGTCGCCCTCCTGCTGCGCCACCTCGGCCACGAGGCCCAGGCCGTCCGCATCGAGGACGCCGTCACCGCCGACCTCGCGGAACGCGACGGAACCTTCCGCACCACGGAGGAGATCGGCGACGCGCTCGCCGTGCGGGCCGCCGTCTAG
- the leuC gene encoding 3-isopropylmalate dehydratase large subunit, which translates to MGRTLAEKVWDDHVVRRAEGEPDLLFIDLHLLHEVTSPQAFEGLRQAGRKVRRLDLTIATEDHNTPTLDIDKPIADPVSRAQLETLRRNCAEFGVRLHSLGDVEQGVVHVVGPQLGLTQPGTTVVCGDSHTSTHGAFGALAFGIGTSQVEHVLATQTLPLARPKTMAITVTGELAEGVTAKDLILAIIARIGTGGGQGYILEYRGEAIEKLSMEARMTICNMSIEAGARAGMIAPDQTTFDYLQGRDHAPKDADWDAAVAYWKTLRTDEDAVFDAEVVIDGTTLSPFVTWGTNPGQGAPLSARVPDPASYEDASERHAAEKALEYMGLTAGQPLRDIKVDTVFVGSCTNGRIEDLRAVAGIIQGRKVADGVRMLVVPGSVRVALQAVEEGLDKVFKEAGAEWRHAGCSMCLGMNPDQLAPGERSASTSNRNFEGRQGKGGRTHLVSPQVAAATAVLGHLASPADLSDAHATAGV; encoded by the coding sequence ATGGGTAGGACACTCGCGGAGAAGGTCTGGGACGACCATGTCGTCCGGCGCGCCGAGGGCGAGCCCGACCTCCTCTTCATCGATCTGCACCTGCTGCACGAGGTGACCAGCCCCCAGGCCTTCGAGGGCCTGCGGCAGGCCGGCCGCAAGGTCCGGCGGCTCGACCTCACCATCGCCACCGAGGACCACAACACCCCCACCCTCGACATCGACAAGCCGATCGCGGACCCGGTCTCCCGGGCCCAGCTCGAGACGCTGCGCAGGAACTGCGCGGAGTTCGGCGTGCGCCTGCACTCGCTGGGTGACGTCGAGCAGGGTGTCGTCCACGTGGTGGGACCGCAGCTGGGCCTGACCCAGCCGGGCACCACCGTGGTCTGCGGCGACTCCCACACCTCCACGCACGGCGCCTTCGGCGCGCTGGCCTTCGGTATCGGCACCAGCCAGGTCGAGCACGTGCTGGCCACCCAGACGCTGCCGCTGGCCCGCCCCAAGACGATGGCGATCACCGTCACCGGCGAGCTCGCCGAGGGCGTCACCGCCAAGGACCTGATCCTGGCGATCATCGCCAGGATCGGCACCGGCGGCGGCCAGGGCTACATCCTGGAATACCGCGGCGAAGCCATCGAGAAACTCTCGATGGAAGCACGCATGACCATCTGCAACATGTCGATCGAGGCCGGCGCCCGCGCGGGCATGATCGCCCCCGACCAGACCACCTTCGACTACCTGCAGGGCCGCGACCACGCCCCGAAGGATGCGGACTGGGACGCGGCGGTCGCGTACTGGAAGACCCTGCGCACCGACGAGGACGCCGTCTTCGACGCCGAGGTCGTCATCGACGGCACCACCCTGTCCCCGTTCGTCACCTGGGGCACCAACCCCGGCCAGGGCGCCCCCCTGTCGGCCCGCGTCCCCGACCCCGCTTCGTACGAGGACGCATCGGAGCGCCACGCCGCCGAAAAGGCCCTGGAATACATGGGGTTGACCGCCGGACAGCCGCTGCGCGACATCAAGGTCGACACCGTCTTCGTAGGTTCCTGCACCAACGGCCGCATCGAGGACCTGCGCGCCGTCGCCGGCATCATCCAGGGCCGCAAAGTCGCCGACGGCGTACGGATGCTGGTCGTCCCCGGCTCCGTCCGCGTCGCCCTGCAGGCCGTCGAAGAAGGCCTGGACAAGGTCTTCAAGGAAGCCGGCGCCGAATGGCGCCACGCCGGCTGCTCGATGTGCCTGGGCATGAACCCCGACCAACTCGCGCCCGGCGAGCGCTCCGCATCCACCTCCAACCGCAACTTCGAAGGCCGCCAGGGCAAGGGCGGACGCACCCACCTGGTCTCCCCCCAGGTGGCCGCCGCCACCGCGGTACTGGGCCACCTGGCCTCGCCCGCCGACCTGTCCGACGCCCACGCGACCGCCGGAGTCTGA
- a CDS encoding DUF4190 domain-containing protein, translated as MPPHHTASTNGLAGAAMLLGVLGLSTSVFFIGGLFGGIGLILGIIALTTAKRTGIGRGKALTGVVTSAIAIVVSALVAVFFVWYADKTQECARRGLRDSP; from the coding sequence ATGCCGCCGCATCACACCGCATCGACCAACGGCCTGGCAGGGGCGGCCATGCTGCTCGGCGTCCTCGGCTTGAGCACGTCGGTCTTCTTCATCGGCGGCCTGTTCGGCGGCATCGGCCTGATCCTGGGCATCATCGCCCTGACGACGGCCAAGCGGACCGGTATCGGCCGGGGCAAGGCCCTCACCGGCGTGGTGACGTCGGCCATCGCGATCGTGGTGTCCGCCCTGGTCGCCGTCTTCTTCGTCTGGTACGCCGACAAGACGCAGGAGTGCGCCCGCCGGGGATTACGGGACAGCCCTTAG
- the ligA gene encoding NAD-dependent DNA ligase LigA, translating to MTFMTENSALLSPAAYVEAVTTAVAASAAYYGDGTTPLGDDEYDGLLRAIAAYEEAHPDEVLAESPTGKVAGGAVQGDVPHSVPMLSLDNVFDADELAEWAAGLERRLGHPVAGWCVEPKLDGLAVAARYRGGRLVQVLTRGDGSAGEDITHAADAVLGLPQVLTEPIDVELRGEVLLTTAQFEEANRIRLAHEATPFAHPRSGAAGTLRAKDRPYRIELTFFAYSAIGLEDLGHVALLENLAALGANTAASTAAAPMRCETVEQVQERIDVIAGLRGDLPFGIDGVVVKADTAEDQRQAGNGSRAPRWAVARKLAAEHKVTRLLAVEWNVGRTGIIAPRAVLEPVVIDGVTVTYATLHNPSDITRRGLMIGDQVFVYRAGDVIPRVEAPLADQRTGAESPIPFPEACPRCGDAIDTSEQRWRCVRGRSCQAVASVIYAAGRDQLDIEGLGGTRAIQLVEAGLVKDVADLFTLTREQLLGLERMGETSAANLLAAIETARGAALSRVFCALGVRGTGRTMSRRIAAYFGSMAAIRAADADTLAGVDGIGTEKARVIAAELAELAPLLDKLQAQQVGTQVAEPQKPAADANDGEDSAGGPLAGQAVVVTGAMTGPLAVLSRNEMNELIERAGGKASSSVSRRTTLVVAGEKAGSKRAKAEELGIRILDPEEFAVLVAGLLPTT from the coding sequence ATGACCTTCATGACCGAAAACAGTGCCCTGCTCTCTCCTGCCGCCTACGTGGAGGCCGTGACCACTGCCGTGGCGGCGTCGGCCGCGTACTACGGCGACGGGACCACCCCGCTCGGTGACGACGAGTACGACGGGCTGCTGCGCGCCATCGCGGCCTACGAGGAGGCCCACCCGGACGAGGTGCTCGCCGAGTCGCCGACCGGGAAGGTGGCGGGCGGGGCTGTGCAGGGTGACGTGCCGCACTCGGTGCCGATGCTCTCCCTCGACAACGTCTTCGACGCCGACGAGCTCGCCGAGTGGGCCGCAGGGCTGGAACGGCGTCTCGGGCACCCTGTGGCCGGGTGGTGTGTGGAGCCCAAGCTCGACGGCCTCGCGGTGGCCGCCCGCTACCGGGGTGGTCGGCTCGTTCAGGTCCTCACCCGGGGCGACGGCTCGGCCGGCGAGGACATCACCCACGCCGCCGACGCCGTCCTCGGTCTGCCGCAGGTCCTCACCGAGCCGATCGACGTCGAGTTGCGCGGCGAGGTGCTGCTGACGACCGCGCAGTTCGAGGAGGCCAACCGGATCCGGCTCGCCCACGAGGCCACGCCCTTCGCGCACCCGCGCAGCGGGGCGGCCGGCACGCTGCGGGCCAAGGACCGCCCCTACCGGATCGAGTTGACCTTCTTCGCCTACAGCGCGATCGGCCTGGAGGACCTCGGCCACGTCGCTCTGCTGGAGAACCTGGCCGCGCTCGGCGCGAACACGGCCGCCAGCACGGCCGCCGCCCCGATGCGGTGCGAGACCGTGGAGCAGGTGCAGGAACGCATCGACGTGATCGCCGGCCTGCGCGGAGACCTGCCGTTCGGGATCGACGGTGTCGTCGTCAAGGCCGACACGGCCGAGGACCAGCGGCAGGCCGGCAACGGCTCGCGCGCCCCGAGGTGGGCGGTGGCCCGGAAACTGGCGGCCGAACACAAGGTGACGCGCCTGCTGGCGGTGGAGTGGAACGTCGGCCGGACCGGGATCATCGCCCCGCGCGCGGTCCTGGAGCCCGTGGTCATCGACGGGGTGACGGTCACCTACGCCACGCTTCACAATCCGTCCGACATCACCCGCCGCGGGCTCATGATCGGCGACCAGGTGTTCGTGTACCGGGCCGGCGACGTGATCCCCCGGGTCGAGGCACCGCTGGCCGACCAGCGCACCGGCGCCGAGAGCCCGATCCCCTTCCCCGAGGCGTGCCCCCGTTGTGGCGACGCGATCGACACCTCCGAGCAGCGGTGGCGGTGCGTGCGCGGCCGCAGCTGTCAGGCCGTGGCCTCGGTGATCTATGCGGCCGGCCGGGACCAGCTCGACATCGAGGGTCTCGGCGGCACGCGCGCGATCCAGCTGGTGGAGGCCGGTCTGGTCAAGGACGTCGCCGACCTGTTCACGCTGACCCGCGAGCAGCTCCTCGGTCTGGAGCGGATGGGCGAGACCAGCGCCGCCAACCTCCTGGCCGCGATCGAGACCGCCCGCGGGGCCGCATTGAGCCGCGTGTTCTGCGCCCTCGGTGTCCGCGGCACCGGGCGCACGATGTCCCGCCGGATCGCCGCGTACTTCGGCTCGATGGCCGCGATCCGGGCCGCCGACGCGGACACGCTGGCCGGGGTCGACGGCATCGGCACCGAGAAGGCCCGCGTCATTGCGGCCGAACTCGCCGAACTCGCCCCGCTCCTCGACAAACTCCAGGCCCAGCAGGTCGGCACGCAGGTCGCCGAGCCGCAGAAGCCCGCGGCCGACGCGAACGACGGCGAGGACTCGGCGGGCGGCCCGCTGGCCGGACAGGCCGTCGTGGTGACCGGAGCCATGACCGGCCCCCTCGCGGTGTTGTCCCGCAACGAGATGAACGAACTGATCGAGCGGGCCGGCGGAAAGGCATCGTCGTCGGTGTCCCGGCGCACCACCCTCGTAGTGGCTGGCGAGAAGGCCGGCTCCAAGCGCGCCAAGGCCGAAGAACTGGGCATCCGCATCCTCGACCCCGAGGAATTCGCCGTCCTCGTCGCCGGTCTCCTCCCCACCACCTAA
- a CDS encoding HopJ type III effector protein, which produces MTDLNSLRASLASGEHEFADTLAFVAAHYEYQPQAFRNGELENAAGENEGSCKTLGLALLEGLSDQEALLAFGEHYRSVLATPDDTDHGNIRNLLAHGLEGVSFAGQPLARKS; this is translated from the coding sequence ATGACTGATCTGAACTCGCTGCGGGCAAGCCTTGCGTCGGGTGAGCACGAGTTCGCCGACACCCTGGCCTTCGTCGCCGCGCACTACGAGTATCAGCCACAGGCGTTCCGCAACGGGGAACTGGAAAATGCCGCGGGTGAGAACGAGGGTTCCTGCAAGACGCTGGGACTGGCCCTGCTGGAAGGGCTGAGCGACCAAGAGGCGCTGCTGGCATTCGGCGAGCACTATCGCAGTGTGCTGGCGACTCCGGACGACACCGACCACGGCAACATTCGCAACCTCCTGGCCCATGGCCTGGAAGGCGTGAGCTTCGCCGGGCAACCGCTGGCCCGCAAGAGCTGA
- a CDS encoding XRE family transcriptional regulator: MPSDTTTPPAAVAVAVAVAKSVASAERAHVATVRMHISEIARFLQENLGQRLTARIANISDPKQVGKWASGDTTPRPESEQRLRAALQVFQLIQDAESLYTARAWMIGMNPQLEDEAPAQCIADGRMRDVMVAARAYVDGG, from the coding sequence ATGCCTTCTGACACCACCACGCCCCCCGCCGCCGTCGCCGTTGCCGTTGCCGTCGCCAAGAGCGTTGCCAGCGCCGAAAGAGCTCACGTCGCCACCGTGCGCATGCACATCAGCGAAATCGCCCGCTTCCTCCAGGAGAACCTGGGGCAACGCCTGACCGCGCGGATCGCCAACATCAGCGATCCCAAGCAGGTCGGCAAGTGGGCATCGGGCGACACGACGCCCCGACCCGAGTCGGAGCAGCGCCTGCGCGCCGCCCTGCAGGTCTTCCAGCTCATCCAGGACGCCGAAAGCCTCTACACGGCTCGCGCGTGGATGATCGGAATGAACCCGCAGCTCGAGGACGAGGCGCCGGCGCAGTGCATCGCCGACGGCAGGATGCGCGATGTGATGGTGGCGGCCCGGGCCTACGTCGACGGCGGCTGA
- a CDS encoding RES domain-containing protein, producing MSRDTVQPDVVLIPAPDQGVWRLGKAKNPVTYERISQEDASRTGGNRWSLVSYDTLYCASQHDGCFAEALAPFRVDPKMREVIGDEWMKPSYMTPGKIPRDWTTRHILVRLQLPKEARFLDVDDERTLETLSRELKDELAEQGVDRLATEHIQGFNRRITRLISAWAITQRTGPSEQERLIHGIAYRSRFGMRQCWAVFNDVELKQEETSLIFPESEALRRVAEEYDLTML from the coding sequence ATGAGCCGGGACACCGTACAGCCGGACGTCGTCCTCATCCCCGCGCCCGACCAGGGCGTCTGGCGCCTGGGAAAGGCCAAGAACCCGGTCACGTACGAAAGGATCAGCCAGGAGGACGCGTCCCGGACGGGCGGAAACCGCTGGAGTCTGGTCAGCTACGACACCCTCTACTGCGCCTCCCAGCACGACGGGTGCTTCGCAGAGGCGTTAGCGCCCTTCCGTGTGGACCCCAAGATGAGGGAGGTCATCGGGGACGAGTGGATGAAGCCGTCCTACATGACCCCCGGCAAGATCCCCCGCGACTGGACCACGCGCCACATCCTGGTCCGCCTCCAGCTTCCCAAGGAGGCCCGCTTCCTCGACGTGGACGACGAGCGGACCCTGGAGACCCTCTCCCGCGAACTCAAGGACGAGCTGGCGGAACAGGGCGTGGACAGGCTCGCCACGGAGCACATTCAGGGCTTCAACCGCCGGATCACCCGGCTGATCTCGGCGTGGGCCATCACCCAGCGCACCGGCCCCTCGGAGCAGGAGCGCCTCATCCATGGCATCGCCTACCGCTCCCGCTTCGGGATGCGCCAGTGCTGGGCCGTCTTCAACGACGTGGAGCTCAAGCAGGAGGAGACCAGCCTGATCTTCCCCGAGTCGGAGGCTCTGCGGCGGGTGGCCGAGGAGTACGACCTGACGATGCTGTGA
- a CDS encoding nucleotidyl transferase AbiEii/AbiGii toxin family protein, translating into MKLSDLHRRLLAAVIDIGAPYPLVLTGGYAVQAHGLVERLSQDLDVATENPAPMAEIVTSLEQGLAERGWQVRVIDVDALSARLMAVDPDTGEECEVDVLKEHFWTPPAQTEYGPVLAFDSVIGTKVRALADRGAVRDLIDVHAASHYRTTNELERLGERHGRDEFRLHDLRDRLAGADWADDAEFAAYGLTEHETAELRAWALDWVGDLDERLHEHPEDSNYDEDADEA; encoded by the coding sequence GTGAAGCTGAGCGACCTGCACCGCCGGCTCCTCGCCGCGGTGATCGACATCGGCGCCCCGTACCCCCTCGTGCTCACCGGCGGGTACGCTGTCCAGGCCCATGGCCTCGTCGAGCGCCTGAGCCAGGACCTCGACGTCGCCACCGAGAACCCCGCCCCCATGGCAGAGATCGTCACCAGCCTCGAGCAGGGCCTGGCCGAGCGGGGCTGGCAGGTCCGCGTGATCGACGTCGACGCACTCTCGGCCCGGCTGATGGCCGTCGACCCGGACACCGGCGAGGAGTGCGAGGTCGACGTCCTCAAGGAGCACTTCTGGACGCCGCCCGCCCAAACCGAGTACGGGCCGGTCCTCGCCTTCGACTCCGTAATCGGCACCAAGGTCCGCGCCCTGGCCGACCGCGGCGCCGTACGCGACCTCATCGACGTCCATGCCGCCTCCCACTACCGCACCACCAACGAACTCGAACGCCTCGGCGAGCGCCACGGCCGCGACGAGTTCCGCCTGCACGACCTCCGCGACCGCCTCGCCGGAGCCGACTGGGCCGACGACGCCGAGTTCGCCGCGTACGGTCTCACCGAGCACGAAACGGCCGAACTGCGAGCCTGGGCCCTGGACTGGGTCGGCGACCTGGACGAGCGTCTGCACGAGCATCCCGAGGACTCGAACTACGACGAGGACGCAGACGAGGCCTGA
- a CDS encoding amidase domain-containing protein, with protein MVSYHDLYDCRVDQWQKAADDWVDLARRSSSACEDIRAQGKKPLDDHWADATGKTAGKRLEDLADRLESGGDIMKGVAMVLDALSHSMGYAQRTLSHAIELANEHGLSIQDGRAVGVYTGAVPTGPNVPQNVRDAYTKEQGHISTVNGLIDEALREASQADAKASAELDKLATTINVSDTSQAHNVLLVEASHVEFEMLRADIPVGKDPQLVHAWWDGLTPQQQKDLMRADPVTLADLRGLPPEVGRELRGPDGKIDRVEMVRYALDHWDKKDDLDYGAGGNCTNFVSSSLEAGGMKKKLSPWTGLMGDDTWGRQSGTGWDWLDQNAYHSESWARAEGLQNFLLRHGSKEVPRADARPGDIIFYEQVAPGTETAPGETHHAAVVTSVTPDGDIKLTQHTSSFQNVSLDSREHIANRNGGEQRIRIVRPEPDWY; from the coding sequence GTGGTCTCGTATCACGACCTGTACGACTGCCGCGTGGACCAGTGGCAGAAGGCCGCGGACGACTGGGTCGACCTCGCCCGGCGCTCCTCCTCCGCCTGCGAGGACATCCGCGCGCAGGGCAAGAAGCCGCTCGACGACCACTGGGCCGACGCCACCGGCAAAACGGCCGGCAAGCGCCTGGAGGACCTCGCCGACCGCCTGGAGTCCGGCGGCGACATCATGAAGGGCGTCGCCATGGTCCTCGACGCCCTGTCCCATTCCATGGGCTACGCCCAGCGCACCCTCTCCCACGCCATCGAGCTGGCGAACGAGCACGGGCTGAGCATCCAGGACGGCCGCGCCGTCGGCGTCTACACGGGTGCCGTGCCCACCGGCCCGAACGTCCCGCAGAACGTGCGCGACGCCTACACCAAGGAGCAGGGGCACATATCCACGGTCAACGGGCTGATAGACGAAGCCCTGCGCGAGGCCTCGCAGGCAGACGCGAAGGCCTCGGCCGAACTGGACAAGCTCGCGACGACCATCAACGTCTCCGACACCTCGCAGGCGCACAATGTGCTCCTCGTCGAGGCGTCCCACGTCGAATTCGAGATGCTCAGGGCGGACATCCCGGTCGGGAAGGACCCGCAGCTCGTCCACGCCTGGTGGGACGGCCTGACGCCGCAGCAGCAGAAGGACCTCATGCGGGCCGATCCCGTGACCCTCGCCGACCTCAGGGGCCTGCCGCCCGAAGTCGGGCGCGAGCTCCGCGGTCCCGACGGGAAGATCGACCGGGTCGAGATGGTGCGGTACGCACTCGACCACTGGGACAAGAAGGACGACCTCGACTACGGGGCCGGCGGCAACTGCACCAACTTCGTGTCGTCCAGCCTGGAAGCGGGCGGCATGAAGAAGAAGCTCTCCCCGTGGACGGGGCTGATGGGCGACGACACCTGGGGCCGCCAGAGCGGGACCGGGTGGGACTGGCTCGACCAGAACGCGTACCACTCCGAGTCCTGGGCGCGGGCCGAGGGGCTGCAGAACTTCCTGCTGCGCCACGGCAGCAAGGAGGTCCCGAGGGCGGACGCGCGGCCCGGTGACATCATCTTCTACGAGCAGGTGGCGCCCGGCACGGAAACGGCCCCGGGCGAGACCCACCATGCCGCCGTCGTCACCTCGGTCACCCCTGACGGGGACATCAAGCTGACCCAGCACACGAGCTCCTTCCAGAACGTGAGCCTGGACAGCCGGGAACACATCGCGAACAGGAACGGGGGCGAGCAGCGCATCCGCATCGTCCGCCCGGAACCGGATTGGTACTGA
- a CDS encoding type VII secretion target, with translation MDIDIKTHYVRQGAGGARSAAEGALENLRRSLDSSDTAADGHHGWASAAALKRCATAWEDHMVDLGKQMNTMADNLHTTANAYDTTDAQARDAFNRLQHGLADFGRN, from the coding sequence ATGGACATAGACATAAAGACGCACTATGTACGGCAAGGCGCGGGAGGGGCCCGCTCGGCCGCCGAAGGGGCGCTGGAGAACCTTCGCCGGTCGCTCGACTCGAGCGACACGGCAGCCGACGGCCACCACGGCTGGGCCTCGGCCGCGGCGTTGAAGCGGTGCGCGACCGCCTGGGAGGACCACATGGTCGACCTGGGGAAGCAGATGAACACCATGGCCGACAATCTCCACACCACGGCCAACGCCTACGACACCACGGACGCCCAGGCGAGGGACGCCTTCAACCGGCTCCAGCACGGCCTCGCCGACTTCGGGAGGAACTGA
- a CDS encoding MerR family transcriptional regulator → MRIGELAARTGVGERSLRYYEEQGLLASNRTPGGHRDFPERAVDRVIRIQELYAAGLHSAKIAQILPCMRDEDGGPSVRATPALVAELATERDRIDRMIGDLIRSREVLDEVIEAAAGRTTAA, encoded by the coding sequence ATGCGGATCGGTGAACTGGCTGCGCGTACCGGGGTCGGCGAACGTTCGCTGCGCTACTACGAGGAGCAGGGCCTGCTGGCTTCGAACCGAACACCCGGCGGCCACCGGGACTTCCCCGAGCGGGCAGTCGACCGGGTCATCCGGATCCAGGAGCTCTACGCGGCCGGCCTGCACAGCGCGAAGATCGCGCAGATCCTGCCTTGCATGCGGGACGAGGACGGCGGCCCGTCGGTGCGCGCCACCCCTGCACTGGTGGCCGAACTGGCCACGGAGCGGGACCGGATCGACCGGATGATCGGCGACCTGATCCGCTCCCGCGAGGTGCTGGACGAGGTGATCGAGGCGGCGGCGGGCCGCACGACGGCTGCCTAG
- a CDS encoding alkene reductase — MTQTQHGPAASRLFESARLGSLELPNRLVMAPLTRNRAGADGVPGELMATYYAQRASAGLIIAEASTPNAVGQTYPHIPGIHTPAQVAGWRRVTEAVRAAGGGEMFLQLQHGGRVGHPETSGYVPLAPSAVPFPEQLHTPGGLRDAVVPRAMTTEDIRSTVADFASAARGAVEAGFAGVEVHSANGHLLHQFLSGNTNRRTDAWGGSVENRIRFTVEVVRAVAGAIGPERVGVRISPGLAVNGIEEGDTEEIYPALVKALADLAPIYLHQVHADPDRPAFAQIRRDWPGTLIANPALSREEVAADGGKRRGERLLSEGADLVALGRGFLANPDFVERLRTGAPLNEIRPEFLMHVQGPEGYTDYPVLAA, encoded by the coding sequence ATGACGCAGACACAGCACGGACCCGCCGCTTCCCGTCTCTTCGAATCTGCCCGCCTGGGCAGCCTGGAACTGCCCAACCGGCTGGTGATGGCCCCGCTGACCCGCAACCGCGCCGGGGCCGACGGAGTCCCCGGCGAGCTCATGGCCACGTACTACGCACAGCGCGCCTCGGCCGGCCTGATCATCGCCGAGGCCAGCACCCCGAACGCCGTCGGGCAGACCTACCCGCACATCCCCGGCATCCACACCCCGGCGCAGGTCGCCGGCTGGCGCCGGGTCACCGAGGCCGTGCGGGCCGCCGGTGGAGGGGAGATGTTTCTCCAGCTCCAGCACGGCGGCCGGGTCGGCCACCCGGAGACCAGCGGGTACGTGCCGCTCGCCCCGTCCGCGGTGCCGTTCCCCGAGCAGCTGCACACCCCCGGCGGCCTCCGGGACGCTGTCGTACCGCGCGCGATGACGACCGAGGACATAAGGTCCACGGTGGCCGACTTCGCGAGCGCGGCCCGGGGCGCCGTCGAGGCGGGCTTCGCCGGGGTGGAGGTGCACTCCGCCAACGGCCACCTCCTGCACCAGTTCCTTTCCGGCAACACCAATCGCCGTACCGACGCGTGGGGCGGCTCCGTCGAGAACCGCATCCGGTTCACCGTCGAGGTGGTCCGGGCCGTCGCCGGGGCCATCGGCCCGGAGCGGGTCGGAGTACGCATCTCGCCCGGACTGGCCGTCAACGGGATCGAGGAGGGCGACACCGAGGAGATCTACCCGGCGCTGGTCAAGGCCTTGGCCGACCTGGCGCCGATCTACCTGCACCAGGTCCACGCCGACCCCGACCGGCCCGCCTTTGCGCAGATCCGCCGGGACTGGCCCGGCACCCTGATCGCCAACCCGGCGCTCTCCCGCGAGGAGGTCGCGGCCGATGGCGGTAAGCGCCGGGGAGAACGCCTGCTGTCCGAGGGCGCCGATCTCGTGGCACTGGGCCGGGGCTTCCTCGCCAACCCCGACTTCGTCGAGCGGCTGCGCACGGGTGCGCCCCTCAACGAGATCCGTCCGGAGTTCCTGATGCACGTACAGGGGCCGGAAGGCTACACCGACTACCCCGTGCTCGCGGCGTAG